The following proteins are co-located in the Microbacterium immunditiarum genome:
- a CDS encoding phytoene/squalene synthase family protein: MKRDRTAPTGIALYDRTATDASAAVISAYSTSFALACRLLGPRPRPHVRNVYALVRVADEVVDGPAAAAGLDLATQRRVLDDLEAETLASIERGFSVNLVVHAFAATARETGIDASLVRPFFASMRTDLETAHHDAASHDAYVYGSAEVVGLMCLRVFVNAGRPHPIDPDPDLRDGARRLGAAFQELNFLRDLDHDAGALGRDYLDLGSRGTRAEVLDRIDADLAAAASVIPRLPADSRRAVTAAHDLFAALSARLRRNADGSGRVRVPDSVKATLAARAWLGFAPRTVRA, from the coding sequence ATGAAGCGCGACCGCACGGCGCCCACGGGCATCGCCCTGTACGACCGGACGGCGACGGATGCCTCCGCCGCCGTGATTTCGGCGTACTCGACCTCGTTCGCACTCGCGTGCCGCCTGCTCGGTCCGCGTCCGCGTCCGCACGTGCGCAACGTCTACGCGCTCGTGCGCGTCGCCGACGAGGTCGTCGACGGGCCTGCAGCCGCGGCCGGACTCGACCTCGCGACGCAGCGCCGCGTGCTCGACGACCTCGAGGCCGAGACCCTCGCGTCGATCGAGCGAGGATTCAGCGTCAACCTCGTCGTGCACGCCTTCGCGGCGACGGCGCGCGAGACGGGCATCGACGCCTCTCTCGTCCGTCCGTTCTTCGCCTCGATGCGCACCGACCTCGAGACGGCTCATCACGATGCGGCGTCGCACGACGCATACGTCTACGGGTCGGCGGAGGTCGTGGGGCTCATGTGCCTGCGCGTGTTCGTGAACGCAGGTCGGCCGCATCCGATCGATCCCGACCCCGACCTGCGCGACGGCGCGCGTCGCCTCGGCGCGGCGTTCCAGGAGCTCAACTTCCTGCGCGACCTCGACCATGACGCCGGCGCCCTCGGGCGCGACTACCTCGACCTCGGCTCGCGAGGCACCCGCGCCGAAGTGCTCGACCGCATCGACGCCGACCTCGCCGCGGCCGCGTCCGTGATCCCCCGACTGCCCGCCGACAGCCGTCGGGCGGTGACCGCCGCCCACGACCTCTTCGCGGCGCTGTCCGCGCGCCTGCGGCGCAACGCCGACGGCAGCGGACGCGTGCGCGTGCCCGACTCCGTCAAGGCGACGCTCGCGGCACGGGCATGGCTGGGCTTCGCTCCGCGGACGGTCCGCGCGTGA
- a CDS encoding polyprenyl synthetase family protein, which yields MIQTDRRTDDAIAAALSRIRTRAEPLGGGFARLADAIGRAASGGKRLRPALVTASFAAFGGRCDDTPAVFPVAAAFELLHTAFVVHDDVIDHDTLRRGVPNVAGEFRLLAGARGADAEGQETLGDAAAILAGDLLLHEASRLIATAEVDAVTRERLFALYDDAVYVSAAGELADVEHAVSDDCPDTSSILDATFNKTAVYSFRAPLQAGAALAGASSSALDAVGAAGGCLGLAFQLVDDLIGTFGTPAQTGRDVGVDLREAKRTPVVALARGTREWARVSDAIAVAHTGPVAIREAQRALEASGARARVAALVDETLADAAHAATALPGEASALIDSLSTAIRERIP from the coding sequence ATGATCCAGACGGATCGCCGCACGGACGACGCGATCGCGGCGGCGCTCTCGCGGATCCGCACTCGCGCCGAGCCGCTGGGCGGCGGATTCGCACGGCTCGCGGACGCGATCGGCCGCGCCGCGTCGGGAGGCAAGCGGCTGCGGCCCGCACTCGTCACCGCCTCGTTCGCCGCGTTCGGCGGACGCTGCGACGACACTCCCGCCGTCTTCCCCGTCGCCGCAGCATTCGAGCTGCTGCACACCGCCTTCGTCGTCCACGACGACGTGATCGACCACGACACGCTTCGGCGCGGTGTCCCCAACGTGGCCGGCGAGTTCCGCCTGCTCGCGGGCGCCCGGGGCGCGGATGCCGAAGGACAGGAGACCCTCGGCGACGCCGCGGCGATCCTCGCGGGCGACCTGTTGCTGCACGAGGCGTCGCGCCTCATCGCCACCGCCGAGGTCGACGCCGTCACCCGCGAGCGGCTCTTCGCGCTCTACGACGACGCCGTGTACGTGTCCGCGGCCGGCGAGCTCGCAGACGTCGAGCACGCCGTCTCGGACGACTGCCCCGACACGAGCTCGATTCTCGACGCGACCTTCAACAAGACGGCCGTGTACTCGTTCCGCGCTCCGCTGCAGGCGGGCGCGGCGCTCGCGGGCGCGTCGTCGAGCGCGCTCGACGCCGTCGGCGCGGCGGGCGGATGCCTCGGACTCGCGTTCCAGCTCGTCGACGACCTCATCGGCACGTTCGGAACCCCGGCCCAGACAGGCCGCGACGTCGGCGTCGACCTGCGCGAGGCCAAGCGCACGCCGGTCGTCGCGCTCGCTCGTGGCACGCGCGAATGGGCGCGCGTGAGCGACGCGATCGCGGTGGCTCACACCGGCCCCGTCGCGATCCGCGAGGCGCAGCGCGCCCTGGAGGCCAGCGGCGCCCGCGCACGGGTCGCCGCGCTCGTCGACGAGACGCTCGCCGACGCGGCCCACGCGGCCACGGCCCTGCCGGGCGAGGCATCCGCGCTCATCGACTCGCTGTCCACCGCGATCAGGGAGCGGATCCCATGA
- the idi gene encoding isopentenyl-diphosphate Delta-isomerase, whose protein sequence is MTEQDLVVLLDDAGEAIGTAPKSSVHGTDTALHLAFSCHVRNSAGHVLVTRRALGKTTWPGVWSNSFCGHPRPAEPVVAAVHRRAEHELGITITDLELALPLFRYRATDANGIVEHEVCPVYLARTDDVPEPNPREVSEARWVDPADLAASLAATPWAFSPWLVLQAQQLRLFGAAPEPAPAVARAS, encoded by the coding sequence ATGACCGAACAAGACCTCGTCGTGCTGCTGGACGACGCGGGAGAGGCGATCGGCACCGCGCCGAAGTCGAGCGTTCACGGCACCGACACAGCCTTGCACCTGGCGTTCTCCTGCCACGTCAGAAACTCGGCGGGTCACGTTCTCGTCACCCGCCGCGCACTGGGGAAGACCACATGGCCGGGTGTGTGGAGCAACTCGTTCTGCGGGCACCCGCGTCCGGCGGAGCCGGTCGTTGCGGCGGTGCACCGCCGCGCCGAGCACGAGCTCGGAATCACGATCACGGACTTGGAGCTCGCCCTCCCCCTCTTCCGCTACCGTGCGACCGACGCGAACGGGATCGTCGAGCACGAGGTGTGCCCCGTCTACCTGGCGCGCACCGACGACGTGCCCGAGCCCAATCCGCGCGAGGTGAGCGAGGCCCGCTGGGTCGACCCCGCCGACCTCGCCGCGTCGCTCGCCGCCACGCCCTGGGCGTTCAGCCCATGGCTCGTGCTGCAGGCGCAGCAGCTTCGCCTCTTCGGCGCGGCGCCCGAACCGGCGCCCGCCGTCGCCCGCGCATCATGA
- a CDS encoding MarR family winged helix-turn-helix transcriptional regulator, with product MSYPGLAESGHERYVMELLQAIRAFSDAMDRMHGGMKGDMDMNATDLAAMRMMIMREQRGETVSPHDVARHLRITTASTTKLLDRLEAAGHVERQPHPRDRRARVVVLTDTSRQEFYRHFGARLRGMRELADRYSDEELQLVTRFLDDISAVLDPQR from the coding sequence GTGTCCTATCCCGGGCTTGCCGAAAGCGGCCACGAGCGCTACGTCATGGAGCTGCTCCAGGCGATCCGAGCGTTCAGCGACGCCATGGACCGCATGCACGGTGGCATGAAGGGCGACATGGACATGAACGCCACCGACCTCGCGGCCATGCGCATGATGATCATGCGCGAGCAGCGCGGCGAGACCGTCAGTCCGCACGACGTCGCGCGTCACCTGCGCATCACGACCGCGTCCACGACCAAGCTTCTCGACCGGCTCGAGGCGGCCGGCCACGTCGAACGTCAGCCGCACCCGCGAGACCGCCGCGCGCGAGTGGTCGTCCTGACGGACACCTCCCGACAGGAGTTCTACCGCCACTTCGGCGCACGCCTGCGGGGCATGCGGGAGCTCGCCGATCGCTACAGCGACGAGGAGCTCCAGCTCGTGACTCGGTTCCTCGACGACATCAGCGCCGTGCTGGATCCGCAGCGGTAG
- a CDS encoding serine hydrolase domain-containing protein translates to MAFTGERTRTATVMGLVALLAGAGALMVAPSAPLLGPETSGDPALAAAVRAAIDDPIGYNGLSVALIENGEVRYAGIGPSGAPGHPQIDEHTRFEIGSATKTFTAAVLADMIASGLVQPTSTLGELLPTAGPGIADITLEELASHRSGLPRQYSDGLAETWRVLSLLAGNPGNPYAGRSTEWMSSVVAPTVVPDAKAGTVEYSNVGMSLLGLALAERAGTGYPQLAAERVFEPLGMSDTEFILEGSDLPANGAIGDRPNGSFAEPWRGDGYIPAGIGTVSSAHDMAAFVSAVLDGSAPGVDAATPRFDVKHGLQVGYAWVTLDVDGTPITSHNGETGTFTSFIGFDPASKTGVVVLSNTARSVDSVGMRLLGVEALPYEPELATLVVTIVLLVASPLYLILLALRRKPYRWFRAAPDRLRVIAAVAAGVATLTLARLAGSWQLVPGWLWAVAVVVAAAGVAGLVLRWRDLRWRAGGAGWWRYGTTTFGVLASAALLALSLA, encoded by the coding sequence ATGGCATTCACGGGTGAGCGCACGCGCACGGCGACAGTGATGGGGCTGGTGGCACTGCTCGCGGGAGCGGGTGCGCTGATGGTCGCACCGAGTGCACCGCTGCTCGGCCCCGAAACCTCGGGCGACCCGGCGCTCGCGGCGGCGGTGCGCGCGGCGATCGACGACCCGATCGGATACAACGGGCTGTCCGTGGCGCTCATCGAGAACGGCGAGGTGCGCTACGCGGGGATCGGGCCGAGTGGCGCCCCGGGACATCCGCAGATCGACGAGCACACGCGTTTCGAGATCGGCTCGGCCACCAAGACCTTCACCGCCGCAGTGCTCGCCGACATGATCGCGAGCGGGCTCGTGCAGCCCACGAGCACCCTCGGCGAGCTGCTGCCGACCGCGGGGCCCGGCATCGCCGACATCACGCTCGAGGAGCTCGCGAGCCATCGCTCCGGGCTGCCGCGGCAGTACAGCGACGGGCTCGCCGAGACCTGGCGCGTGCTCTCCCTGCTCGCCGGCAACCCGGGCAATCCCTACGCGGGGCGCTCCACCGAGTGGATGAGCTCGGTCGTCGCGCCCACGGTCGTTCCCGACGCGAAGGCTGGCACCGTGGAGTACTCCAACGTGGGAATGAGTCTTCTCGGTCTCGCGCTCGCGGAGAGGGCAGGCACGGGGTATCCGCAGCTCGCGGCCGAGCGCGTCTTCGAACCGCTCGGCATGAGCGACACCGAGTTCATCCTCGAGGGATCGGACCTCCCTGCGAACGGCGCGATCGGCGATCGACCCAACGGTTCGTTCGCGGAGCCGTGGCGCGGTGACGGCTACATCCCCGCCGGCATCGGCACTGTCTCGAGCGCGCACGACATGGCCGCCTTCGTCTCCGCCGTGCTGGATGGCAGCGCTCCTGGCGTGGATGCCGCGACCCCGCGCTTCGACGTCAAGCACGGCCTGCAGGTCGGCTACGCCTGGGTCACGCTCGATGTGGACGGCACACCGATCACCTCGCACAACGGCGAGACCGGCACCTTCACGAGTTTCATCGGCTTCGATCCGGCGTCGAAGACGGGAGTGGTGGTGCTGAGCAATACCGCGCGGTCCGTGGACTCGGTGGGCATGCGGTTGCTCGGTGTCGAGGCGCTGCCCTACGAGCCCGAACTCGCCACCCTCGTCGTCACGATCGTGCTGCTCGTCGCTTCGCCCCTGTATCTGATCCTGTTGGCTCTTCGGCGCAAGCCCTACCGCTGGTTCCGTGCGGCGCCCGACCGGCTCCGGGTGATCGCGGCGGTCGCCGCCGGGGTCGCGACCCTCACGCTCGCACGCCTCGCTGGCAGCTGGCAACTCGTGCCCGGTTGGCTGTGGGCGGTGGCCGTCGTCGTTGCTGCGGCGGGAGTGGCGGGGCTCGTGTTGCGGTGGAGAGACTTGCGCTGGCGTGCTGGCGGTGCCGGGTGGTGGCGGTACGGCACGACCACTTTCGGTGTGCTCGCCTCGGCGGCGCTGCTCGCGCTCTCGCTCGCCTGA